The proteins below come from a single Rosa rugosa chromosome 2, drRosRugo1.1, whole genome shotgun sequence genomic window:
- the LOC133734192 gene encoding small ribosomal subunit protein uS14z/uS14y/uS14x-like, protein MGHSNVWNSHPKSYGPGSHTCRMCGNPHGLIRKYGIMCCRQCFRSNAKEIGFIKYR, encoded by the coding sequence ATGGGGCACTCCAACGTCTGGAACTCTCACCCTAAAAGCTACGGCCCTGGATCCCACACCTGCCGCATGTGTGGAAATCCTCACGGGTTGATCCGTAAGTACGGGATCATGTGCTGCAGGCAGTGCTTCCGCAGCAACGCCAAGGAGATTGGCTTCATTAAGTACCGTTAA